One genomic segment of Peribacillus sp. FSL H8-0477 includes these proteins:
- a CDS encoding phasin family protein, giving the protein MKNLLNQIFSLGVGAAVTTKEQLEKVFEDLVAKGELSRTESKELLEQLTEKGTQAKRDLDHQVTALVSKALKDLNLASQKEVDTLKRRIELLEQRLH; this is encoded by the coding sequence ATGAAAAATCTGCTCAATCAAATTTTTTCTTTAGGTGTAGGAGCTGCCGTTACGACTAAAGAGCAATTGGAAAAGGTCTTCGAGGACCTTGTTGCTAAAGGGGAACTCAGCCGGACTGAATCAAAGGAATTGCTTGAGCAGTTAACCGAAAAAGGCACCCAAGCAAAACGTGATCTTGACCATCAAGTTACAGCACTTGTTTCCAAGGCACTCAAGGATTTGAACCTTGCCTCTCAGAAAGAAGTTGATACGTTAAAACGGAGAATTGAGCTGTTAGAGCAAAGACTCCACTAA